A single window of Deinococcota bacterium DNA harbors:
- the hemH gene encoding ferrochelatase, which produces METHANRGPTGIIMMNLGGPKTPDEVGPFLLKLFEDREIIQLPAQKFLGPWIAKRRTPKVRKLYQGIGGGSPILHWTELQGRGMVARLDELSPETAPHKFYVAFRYIDPFSEDALQRMKEDGVRRAVAFTQYPQFSCSTTGSSLNELWRAARKVGLKDTFEWSVIDRWPTHPLFIEAMTKTVRDGLMMFDEKDRDDVLLLFSAHSLPLDVINRGDAYPQEVGAGVHEVMRCLGFSHEYLLAYQSDVGPVPWQGPSTEEVIKGLGAKKRKNVLVIGVAFTSDHIETLSEIDIEYGELAHKVGISNFKRAPALNGEPLFQDALAQIVYEHLQSGEPCTKQYGLRCPGCVNPQCRNILNPVAPFKRTNVSPAK; this is translated from the coding sequence ATGGAAACCCACGCCAACAGGGGCCCGACGGGCATCATCATGATGAACCTGGGCGGACCCAAGACCCCCGACGAGGTCGGGCCCTTCCTGCTCAAGCTCTTCGAGGACCGCGAGATTATCCAGCTCCCCGCGCAGAAGTTCCTGGGCCCCTGGATCGCCAAGCGGCGCACGCCCAAGGTCAGAAAGCTCTACCAGGGTATCGGCGGCGGCTCGCCCATCCTTCACTGGACCGAACTTCAGGGCCGCGGCATGGTTGCGCGCTTGGACGAGCTCTCCCCCGAGACCGCACCGCACAAGTTCTATGTGGCCTTCCGCTACATCGACCCCTTCAGCGAGGACGCGCTCCAGCGAATGAAAGAGGACGGCGTCAGGCGCGCGGTCGCCTTTACCCAGTACCCGCAGTTCTCCTGCTCGACCACGGGCTCGTCGCTGAACGAGCTGTGGCGCGCGGCGCGCAAGGTCGGCCTCAAGGACACCTTTGAGTGGAGCGTCATCGACCGCTGGCCCACCCACCCCCTCTTCATCGAGGCCATGACCAAGACCGTGCGCGACGGCTTGATGATGTTCGACGAGAAGGACCGCGACGACGTCCTGCTGCTCTTCAGCGCCCATTCCCTACCCTTGGACGTGATCAACCGCGGCGACGCCTATCCGCAGGAGGTCGGCGCCGGCGTCCACGAGGTCATGAGGTGCCTGGGCTTTTCGCACGAGTACCTGCTGGCCTACCAGTCCGATGTCGGCCCGGTGCCCTGGCAGGGTCCCAGCACCGAAGAGGTCATCAAGGGGCTCGGCGCAAAAAAGCGCAAGAACGTGCTCGTCATCGGCGTCGCCTTTACCAGCGATCACATCGAGACCTTGTCCGAGATCGACATCGAGTACGGCGAGCTGGCCCACAAGGTCGGCATCAGCAACTTCAAGCGGGCTCCGGCCCTGAACGGCGAGCCGCTCTTTCAGGATGCTCTGGCGCAGATCGTCTACGAGCACCTGCAGTCGGGCGAGCCCTGCACCAAGCAGTACGGCCTGCGCTGCCCCGGCTGCGTCAATCCGCAGTGCCGGAACATCTTAAACCCCGTCGCGCCCTTTAAACGCACCAACGTCAGCCCGGCGAAGTAG
- the hemB gene encoding porphobilinogen synthase has translation MMLEGKTPPAPTVRPRRLRTTAALRELVAETRLRPEDLIAPFFVVPGRGEVQAVGALPGISRYSVDRLLGELERAAKLGVRTALLFGVPFQADKDASGRGASDANGPVPQALREARGAFGDDLVLITDVCLCAYTDHGHCGILAPTPRGLVIDNDPSLAGLAEMALAHAEAGADLLAPSDMMDGRVAYLRAALDEAGHAAVGIMSYAVKFASAYYGPFRDAAGSAPKGSFGGGMTPPKDRKTYQMDARNSREALREAALDEAEGADLLMVKPALAYLDVIARVRAESHLPLAAYNVSGEYAMIKHAARAGALDEAAAVRETLHGMKRAGADLIITYHAIEALEEGWL, from the coding sequence ATGATGCTTGAAGGGAAAACGCCGCCCGCGCCGACGGTGCGCCCGCGGCGGCTGAGGACGACCGCCGCCCTGCGCGAGCTCGTGGCGGAGACGAGGCTGCGCCCGGAGGACCTGATCGCGCCCTTTTTCGTGGTGCCGGGCCGGGGCGAGGTCCAAGCCGTCGGCGCCCTGCCCGGCATCTCGCGCTACAGCGTAGACAGGCTCCTGGGCGAGCTCGAGCGCGCCGCCAAGCTGGGCGTTAGGACCGCGCTCCTCTTCGGCGTGCCCTTCCAGGCCGACAAGGACGCCAGCGGCCGCGGGGCGAGCGATGCGAATGGACCGGTGCCGCAGGCCTTGCGCGAGGCGAGAGGGGCCTTTGGCGACGACCTCGTCCTTATCACCGACGTCTGCCTCTGCGCCTACACCGATCACGGCCACTGCGGCATTCTTGCCCCGACCCCGCGGGGGCTGGTGATCGACAACGACCCCAGCCTGGCGGGGCTCGCCGAGATGGCGCTGGCCCACGCCGAGGCCGGCGCGGATCTGCTGGCGCCGTCGGACATGATGGACGGCCGCGTCGCCTACCTCCGCGCGGCGCTCGACGAGGCCGGCCACGCCGCGGTCGGCATCATGTCCTACGCGGTCAAGTTCGCCTCGGCCTACTACGGCCCCTTCCGCGACGCCGCGGGCTCGGCGCCCAAGGGGTCTTTTGGGGGCGGGATGACGCCGCCCAAGGACCGCAAGACCTACCAGATGGACGCCCGCAACAGCCGCGAGGCTCTGCGCGAGGCCGCCCTCGACGAGGCCGAGGGCGCCGACCTGCTCATGGTCAAGCCCGCCCTGGCCTACTTGGACGTCATCGCCCGGGTGCGCGCCGAGAGCCACCTGCCGCTGGCGGCCTACAACGTCTCGGGCGAGTACGCCATGATCAAGCATGCCGCCAGGGCCGGCGCGCTCGACGAGGCGGCGGCGGTGCGCGAGACGCTTCACGGCATGAAGCGCGCCGGCGCCGACCTCATCATCACTTATCACGCGATAGAGGCGCTCGAGGAGGGTTGGCTCTAG
- a CDS encoding branched-chain amino acid ABC transporter substrate-binding protein, whose product MFKLSKPALLAALLLAPLAGAQTVKVAFMGPLTGGAAFIGQEARGFTKVVIDDFNARTGLSVQLVDGDDEINADTGRIVAERLAADPDIYAVVGPMGSQVCEAVQPTFENAGLATITQSCTRTDLTQPGTSTFFRPIPNDADQSRTIVDFWLSDLNVASAFLLDDQSSYAVGLNDEVEALLRDAGVGDVARQSITQDEIDFSSIATAAIASGADVVFFPNQISSQGGGLAVALEQQGYEGVLFMPDGGFSLEWVGIAGPAAEGAYVTFFAPDPNQIDTMQPYNEAYRAEFGQDFGAFGGASALATFVALEAIETCLSSDALSRECVVEALTDMNLETTPLGVPVTFGEGNQAENSTFFLFQVQDGHFTLIDR is encoded by the coding sequence ATGTTCAAGCTCAGCAAACCCGCCCTCCTCGCCGCCCTCCTCCTCGCGCCCCTCGCCGGCGCCCAGACCGTCAAGGTGGCCTTTATGGGCCCGCTGACGGGCGGGGCCGCCTTTATCGGCCAGGAGGCCAGGGGCTTTACCAAGGTGGTCATCGACGACTTCAACGCGCGCACCGGCCTGAGCGTCCAGCTCGTCGACGGTGACGACGAGATCAACGCCGACACCGGGCGCATCGTGGCGGAGCGGCTCGCCGCCGACCCCGACATCTACGCGGTTGTAGGCCCGATGGGCAGCCAGGTCTGCGAGGCGGTGCAACCGACCTTCGAAAACGCCGGGCTGGCCACCATCACCCAGTCCTGCACCCGGACCGACCTGACCCAGCCGGGCACCTCCACCTTCTTCCGGCCCATCCCCAACGACGCCGATCAGAGCCGGACCATCGTCGACTTCTGGCTGAGCGATTTGAACGTCGCCTCGGCATTCTTGCTGGACGATCAGTCGAGCTACGCGGTCGGCCTGAACGACGAGGTCGAGGCCCTGCTCAGGGACGCCGGCGTCGGCGACGTAGCCAGGCAGTCGATCACTCAAGACGAGATCGACTTCTCCTCCATCGCCACGGCCGCCATCGCTTCGGGCGCGGACGTGGTGTTCTTCCCCAACCAGATCTCGAGCCAGGGGGGCGGCCTGGCCGTCGCCCTCGAGCAGCAGGGCTATGAAGGCGTCCTCTTCATGCCCGACGGCGGCTTCAGCCTCGAGTGGGTGGGCATCGCCGGCCCCGCCGCCGAGGGCGCCTACGTCACCTTCTTCGCCCCCGATCCCAACCAGATCGACACCATGCAGCCCTACAACGAGGCCTACCGGGCCGAGTTCGGCCAGGACTTCGGCGCCTTTGGTGGCGCCTCGGCGCTGGCCACCTTCGTGGCCTTGGAGGCCATCGAGACCTGCTTGAGTAGTGACGCCCTCTCCCGCGAATGCGTCGTCGAGGCGTTAACGGACATGAACTTGGAGACGACCCCGCTCGGCGTGCCCGTCACCTTCGGTGAGGGCAACCAGGCCGAGAACAGCACCTTCTTCTTGTTTCAGGTTCAAGACGGTCACTTCACCCTGATCGACCGCTAG
- a CDS encoding response regulator transcription factor — translation MKAPTRPGDTILPGDTILIVEDETTMASVLADNLRLEGYKVLIASDGALGLESWKSLKPSLVVLDVMLPRLSGYALCETMRGQGDRTPVLFLSAKGQPQDRVRGLEAGGDDYLAKPFHLPEFLLRVRALLRRQAWAAQGGSEHGLRFGGHHVDFASWTVTLAGGRKEGLGEREQNLLRLLAERAGEVVSRDDILDAVWGDEAFPSSRVLDGLVARLRGLFEPDPKRPVYLHTLQGLGYRFTPEGEAEEVNE, via the coding sequence GTGAAGGCCCCCACGAGGCCCGGCGACACCATCTTGCCCGGCGACACCATCCTGATCGTCGAGGACGAGACGACCATGGCGAGCGTCCTGGCCGACAACCTCCGCCTCGAGGGCTACAAGGTGCTCATCGCCAGCGACGGCGCCCTGGGCCTCGAGAGCTGGAAATCGCTAAAGCCCAGCCTGGTGGTCCTCGACGTGATGCTGCCCCGGCTCTCGGGCTACGCGCTGTGCGAGACCATGCGCGGCCAGGGCGACCGCACCCCGGTGCTCTTTCTCTCCGCCAAGGGCCAGCCGCAGGACCGGGTGAGGGGGCTAGAGGCGGGCGGCGACGACTACCTCGCCAAGCCCTTTCACCTGCCCGAGTTTCTCCTGCGGGTGAGGGCCCTCTTGCGCCGCCAAGCCTGGGCGGCACAGGGTGGGAGCGAGCACGGTCTGCGCTTCGGCGGCCACCATGTGGACTTCGCGAGTTGGACGGTCACCCTGGCGGGCGGCCGCAAGGAGGGGTTGGGTGAGCGCGAGCAGAACCTCCTGCGCCTCTTGGCCGAGCGCGCCGGCGAGGTCGTCAGCCGCGACGACATCTTAGACGCGGTCTGGGGCGACGAGGCCTTTCCCTCCAGCCGCGTCCTGGACGGGCTGGTGGCGCGGCTGCGAGGGCTCTTCGAACCCGACCCCAAAAGGCCCGTCTATTTGCATACCCTTCAGGGCCTAGGCTACCGCTTTACGCCCGAAGGAGAAGCCGAGGAAGTGAACGAATGA
- a CDS encoding N-acyl homoserine lactonase family protein — translation MSRANPAVARCLYVLDYGLFEVHENGRVIGIPGYLIRTVTGHAILVDTGFPKAYADDAARAGLRDGLGSFGRVLKLTRENLPAAQLEQAGLTPADITHLVLTHSDIDHVGGLEDFPQATLIVGRAERALERPRYFGDRSPITWPEGMDLQLVDGDSELLPGVTLLATPGHSPGHLSLLVRLPSGPVLLTADAISRPAELEEGFSGAWEPLQARASAERLMALAQAEGAWLIYGHDPAQWQTLRKAPDLYA, via the coding sequence ATGTCTCGAGCAAACCCCGCTGTCGCTAGGTGCCTTTACGTCCTCGACTACGGCCTCTTCGAGGTGCATGAGAACGGGCGCGTCATCGGCATTCCCGGCTACCTGATAAGGACGGTGACCGGTCACGCTATCTTGGTCGACACGGGCTTTCCTAAGGCTTACGCCGACGATGCGGCGAGAGCGGGACTCAGGGACGGCCTGGGGAGCTTCGGGCGCGTCCTGAAGCTGACGCGCGAGAACTTGCCCGCCGCGCAGCTGGAGCAAGCAGGGCTGACGCCGGCCGACATCACCCACCTCGTCTTGACCCACAGCGACATCGATCACGTCGGCGGCCTCGAGGATTTCCCTCAGGCCACGCTGATCGTAGGGCGGGCGGAACGCGCCCTCGAGCGGCCGCGCTACTTTGGCGACCGCTCGCCCATCACCTGGCCGGAAGGAATGGACCTTCAGCTCGTCGACGGGGACAGCGAGCTGCTGCCCGGCGTGACCCTGCTCGCGACCCCCGGACACTCGCCGGGCCACCTCTCGCTGCTCGTGCGTCTGCCAAGTGGTCCGGTGCTGCTGACCGCCGACGCCATCTCCCGGCCGGCCGAGCTCGAGGAGGGCTTCAGCGGCGCCTGGGAGCCCCTGCAGGCGCGGGCTAGCGCCGAGCGCCTCATGGCGTTGGCCCAAGCCGAGGGTGCCTGGCTGATCTATGGCCACGACCCTGCCCAGTGGCAGACGCTCCGCAAGGCCCCCGACCTTTACGCCTAG
- the hemE gene encoding uroporphyrinogen decarboxylase, with protein MSLFLEAAWGKNTPRAPIWIMRQAGRYLPEYRAIKEKASFWEMCRTPELACEITLQPVRRLGVDAAILFQDIMTPLPPMGVKIDFRPGPVFESPVRSERDVQALRVPAEDEIAPYVAVAIKFIRKDCPVPLIGFGGAPLTLATYMVQGGGSKDFEEFRQFLRQEPTLAHALLDKLTEVSIRYLKMQLGAGAQAIQLFDSWAGLHDARTYAEFGRPYAARVLDALAEYQVPRLYIAVDALHLYGEIARLPAEVISVDWRAPLSQVRALLPGKTLQGNLDPAALLAPKPIIKDEAERVLREGLGGAHIFNLGHGIMRQTPPEHAEYLVEVVKGFDRESPPVPLDKGGARESGGIA; from the coding sequence ATGAGCCTCTTTCTCGAGGCCGCCTGGGGCAAGAACACCCCCAGAGCCCCCATCTGGATCATGCGCCAGGCCGGGCGCTACCTGCCCGAGTACCGGGCCATCAAGGAGAAGGCCTCCTTCTGGGAGATGTGCCGCACGCCCGAACTGGCCTGCGAGATAACCTTGCAACCCGTCCGGCGCCTGGGCGTGGACGCGGCCATCCTCTTTCAGGACATCATGACGCCCCTGCCGCCGATGGGGGTGAAGATCGACTTCAGACCCGGTCCGGTCTTCGAGAGCCCGGTGCGTTCCGAGAGAGACGTTCAGGCCCTGCGCGTCCCCGCGGAGGACGAGATCGCCCCCTACGTCGCCGTGGCCATAAAATTCATCCGCAAGGACTGCCCGGTGCCGCTGATCGGCTTCGGCGGCGCTCCCCTGACGCTCGCCACCTATATGGTCCAGGGCGGCGGCTCCAAGGACTTCGAGGAGTTCCGCCAGTTTCTGCGCCAGGAGCCCACCCTCGCCCACGCCCTTTTGGACAAGCTGACCGAGGTCTCGATCCGCTACCTCAAGATGCAACTAGGGGCGGGCGCGCAGGCCATCCAACTCTTCGACTCCTGGGCGGGTCTGCACGACGCGCGCACGTATGCCGAGTTCGGCCGGCCCTACGCCGCCAGGGTCTTGGACGCCCTGGCCGAGTACCAGGTGCCGCGCCTCTACATCGCCGTGGACGCCCTGCACCTCTACGGCGAGATAGCCAGGCTCCCCGCCGAAGTGATCAGCGTGGACTGGCGCGCGCCGCTAAGCCAGGTCCGAGCACTCCTGCCCGGCAAGACCCTCCAGGGCAACTTAGACCCCGCCGCGCTGCTGGCGCCCAAGCCCATCATCAAGGACGAGGCCGAGCGCGTCCTCCGCGAGGGCCTGGGCGGCGCCCACATCTTCAACCTGGGCCACGGCATCATGCGCCAGACGCCGCCCGAGCACGCCGAGTACCTCGTCGAGGTGGTGAAGGGCTTCGACCGGGAATCCCCCCCAGTCCCCCTTGATAAGGGGGGAGCTCGAGAGAGCGGGGGGATCGCATGA
- a CDS encoding cupin domain-containing protein, which produces MVEQREDLQRYVEGHEGVQVIRGGGADDRAWNGIRYKTGLSGKNVGAKGLSMNVATVPPGAVAYAHIHDGFEVMLFILQGRVRHDFGPALRYSVENEAGDFIYIEPGVPHEVFNIGEEPLVAVVARSAADEWDKIVDYPSRHRPSEAASEKAER; this is translated from the coding sequence ATGGTCGAGCAACGTGAGGATTTGCAGAGGTACGTGGAGGGCCATGAAGGCGTCCAGGTCATTCGTGGCGGCGGGGCCGACGACCGCGCCTGGAACGGTATTCGCTACAAGACCGGGCTGTCTGGCAAGAACGTCGGCGCCAAGGGGCTGTCCATGAACGTCGCCACGGTGCCGCCGGGCGCCGTCGCCTACGCCCACATCCACGACGGTTTCGAGGTCATGCTCTTCATCTTGCAGGGCAGGGTCCGGCACGACTTCGGCCCCGCCCTCAGGTATTCCGTGGAGAACGAGGCGGGCGACTTCATCTATATCGAGCCCGGCGTTCCCCACGAGGTCTTCAACATCGGCGAGGAGCCCCTCGTTGCCGTGGTGGCCCGCTCCGCCGCAGACGAGTGGGACAAGATCGTCGATTACCCCTCGAGGCATAGGCCGAGCGAAGCCGCCAGTGAGAAGGCAGAGAGGTAA
- a CDS encoding tryptophan 2,3-dioxygenase family protein, with amino-acid sequence MTGGKKHKAKALTYSSYLRLDALLALQTPESAEHDELLFIVIHQVYELWFKQLLHEIDFLQRLLHGGDTPRVLRTFKRTLTILKTIVAQIDVLETMTPLEFNAFRDRLGASSGFQSQGFRELEFALGHKRAGVFGNYPKGSSERERLEARYHAPTLWDAFLGYLHVRGYAVPPALLGREVSAKIAPSPELQDVLIHIYRGDPATAEVCERLVDLDEGLQEWRYRHVKMVERTIGHKPGTGGSAGADYLRKTVKPLFLDLWEIRSRL; translated from the coding sequence ATGACCGGTGGGAAAAAGCATAAGGCGAAGGCGCTGACCTACAGCTCCTATCTGCGGCTGGACGCGCTCCTCGCGCTGCAAACGCCCGAGTCGGCCGAGCACGACGAGCTGCTCTTCATCGTCATCCACCAGGTCTACGAACTCTGGTTCAAGCAGCTCCTGCACGAAATCGACTTTTTGCAGCGCCTGCTCCATGGCGGCGACACCCCCCGGGTCCTGCGCACCTTCAAGCGGACGCTGACCATCTTAAAGACCATCGTCGCGCAGATCGATGTTTTGGAGACGATGACACCGCTCGAGTTCAACGCCTTTCGAGACCGCTTGGGCGCGAGCAGCGGCTTTCAGTCGCAGGGCTTCCGCGAGCTCGAGTTCGCCCTGGGGCACAAGCGTGCGGGTGTCTTTGGCAACTACCCAAAAGGCTCGAGCGAGCGAGAGCGGCTAGAGGCACGCTACCACGCCCCCACGCTCTGGGACGCCTTTCTAGGCTATCTCCACGTGCGGGGCTACGCGGTGCCGCCCGCCCTCTTGGGCCGCGAGGTCAGCGCGAAGATCGCGCCCTCGCCCGAACTGCAAGATGTGCTTATCCATATCTATCGCGGCGACCCAGCTACCGCCGAGGTCTGCGAGCGTCTGGTGGATCTGGACGAGGGCCTGCAGGAGTGGCGCTACCGCCACGTCAAGATGGTCGAGCGGACCATTGGCCACAAGCCGGGAACCGGTGGCTCGGCCGGCGCGGACTACTTGCGAAAGACCGTCAAGCCGCTCTTTCTTGACCTGTGGGAGATTCGCTCGAGGCTGTGA
- the hemF gene encoding oxygen-dependent coproporphyrinogen oxidase has protein sequence MTRRERVTALMQEGQEKLIAAFETIDGEGKFERSSWERPGGGGGTARVLSEGRVFERAGVNVSAVHGERVPPSLAKAHPGIGDKPFFATGVSLVLHPRNPYVPAFHANYRYFEVGEKGESEVWWFGGGADMTPSYPSHEDAVHFHRTLRALCDRHPQADYGALKATCDDYFFIKHRGEMRGVGGIFFDELSPVGQGDWEADFAFVRDGIATILPAYLPIVEKRMSTPYGERERQWQLYRRGRYVEFNLVYDRGTLFGLQTGGFVEAILMSMPPLARWAFDYRPEPGTEEAEMLEFLKPRDWAGRDPDSDIQSKTFVLDAQR, from the coding sequence ATGACCAGGCGCGAGCGGGTGACCGCGCTCATGCAAGAGGGCCAGGAAAAGCTCATCGCCGCCTTTGAGACCATCGACGGCGAGGGTAAGTTCGAGCGCTCGAGCTGGGAGCGTCCCGGCGGCGGCGGCGGCACCGCTCGGGTCCTGAGCGAAGGCCGGGTCTTCGAGCGCGCGGGCGTCAACGTCTCGGCGGTCCACGGCGAGCGGGTGCCCCCCAGTCTCGCCAAAGCGCACCCCGGCATCGGGGACAAGCCCTTTTTCGCCACCGGCGTCTCGCTGGTCCTGCACCCCAGAAACCCCTATGTCCCCGCCTTTCATGCCAACTACCGCTACTTCGAGGTCGGCGAGAAGGGGGAGAGCGAGGTCTGGTGGTTCGGCGGCGGCGCCGACATGACGCCCTCGTACCCCTCCCACGAGGACGCCGTCCACTTTCACCGGACGCTGAGGGCCCTCTGCGACCGTCACCCGCAGGCGGACTATGGGGCGCTCAAGGCGACCTGCGACGACTACTTCTTCATCAAGCACCGCGGCGAGATGCGCGGCGTCGGCGGGATCTTCTTCGACGAGCTCTCGCCGGTCGGCCAGGGCGACTGGGAGGCGGACTTCGCCTTTGTGAGGGACGGCATCGCCACGATTTTACCGGCCTATCTTCCCATCGTCGAAAAGCGCATGAGCACCCCTTACGGCGAGCGCGAGCGTCAGTGGCAGCTCTACCGCCGGGGACGCTACGTCGAATTCAACCTCGTCTACGACCGGGGCACGCTCTTCGGTTTGCAGACGGGCGGTTTCGTCGAGGCCATCTTGATGAGCATGCCGCCGCTGGCCCGCTGGGCCTTCGACTACAGGCCCGAGCCGGGAACGGAGGAAGCGGAGATGCTCGAGTTCCTGAAGCCCAGGGACTGGGCGGGGCGGGACCCAGACTCGGACATACAGTCAAAGACATTTGTCCTGGACGCGCAAAGGTAG
- a CDS encoding SDR family oxidoreductase, protein MNKVAVVTGAARGIGLAVAQALLRDGLIVVGVDVNGQALVETARRLAEDGAPFLPKTADLSRPEEVARVFAEIDAELGGVDALVNNAGTCFVTDFVEISAEELRRQMSINFDSAFYCCQRAIPRMLKRPGVKKIVNISSNGAYNFDVFDPAHYRASKAALDNLTKHLARRYAEEGVAVNSVAPAMTRTDLFDVVEPGDLERALAGMPRGAPMEPGEIAAWVAFLVSPAGDCASGNVIILNQGRDVR, encoded by the coding sequence ATGAACAAGGTTGCGGTCGTTACCGGAGCAGCTCGTGGCATCGGTCTGGCTGTCGCCCAGGCGCTCCTCCGCGACGGGCTCATCGTCGTCGGCGTGGACGTGAACGGCCAAGCCTTGGTCGAGACGGCGCGGCGCTTAGCGGAAGACGGCGCGCCATTTTTGCCCAAGACCGCCGATCTCTCGAGACCCGAGGAGGTCGCCCGCGTCTTCGCCGAGATCGACGCCGAACTAGGTGGCGTGGACGCCTTGGTCAACAACGCCGGAACCTGTTTCGTCACCGACTTCGTCGAGATCAGCGCCGAGGAGCTGAGGCGCCAGATGAGCATCAACTTCGACAGCGCCTTCTACTGCTGCCAGAGGGCGATCCCGCGCATGCTGAAGCGGCCGGGCGTCAAGAAGATCGTCAACATTTCCTCCAATGGCGCCTACAACTTCGATGTCTTCGATCCCGCCCACTACCGGGCCAGCAAGGCGGCGCTGGACAACCTCACCAAGCACCTGGCGCGGCGCTACGCTGAGGAGGGCGTCGCCGTCAATTCGGTGGCGCCCGCCATGACCCGCACCGACCTCTTCGACGTGGTGGAACCAGGCGATCTCGAGCGTGCGCTGGCGGGGATGCCGCGCGGCGCGCCCATGGAACCAGGCGAGATTGCCGCGTGGGTGGCCTTTCTCGTCTCGCCGGCGGGCGACTGCGCTAGCGGCAACGTGATCATCTTAAATCAGGGCCGCGACGTGAGATAG
- a CDS encoding HAMP domain-containing histidine kinase: MKPASQTVTRLAFFVVIAFVLAQVLWWMVFQERYLGEVSQGTLAAWSRDLALANALLDERPGDAALIARLEASYLHLSLGERFELDRAAVSAFEARQRRHLRMFRYEGPFFLLVVLLGLWIIGRNLRAEREMKRRQGNFLSAVSHEFRTPIGTLKLLVETALYRPLEPAKRRDYLEAMQRELARLEATSEQVLASARLEHGGEPPVMEAAELGAVVQGVAARSRAGLEARGAVLELLLPREPLPVSLDPAAFAVVLGNLLDNAVKYTPQPVKPVRLRLEAQGHLVVLHVEDEGVGVSAQERSAVFDKFYRVGNELTRESAGMGLGLHLVKTITEAMNGWVRCEAREGGGSRFTVVLPRRAAARAERPALESAP, translated from the coding sequence ATGAAACCAGCCTCTCAGACCGTCACCCGCCTCGCCTTCTTCGTCGTCATCGCCTTCGTCCTGGCGCAGGTGCTGTGGTGGATGGTCTTTCAAGAGCGCTACCTGGGTGAGGTCAGCCAGGGCACGCTGGCCGCCTGGAGCCGCGACCTCGCCCTTGCCAACGCGCTCTTGGACGAGCGGCCCGGCGACGCCGCGCTGATCGCTCGCTTGGAGGCCAGCTACTTGCACCTCAGCCTGGGCGAGCGCTTCGAGCTCGACCGGGCGGCCGTGAGCGCCTTTGAGGCCCGGCAGCGGCGCCACCTGCGCATGTTTCGCTACGAGGGGCCGTTCTTTCTGCTGGTCGTCCTCCTTGGGCTCTGGATCATCGGGCGCAACCTGCGCGCCGAGCGGGAGATGAAGCGGCGCCAGGGAAACTTTCTGAGCGCCGTCAGCCACGAGTTTCGCACCCCCATCGGCACCTTGAAGCTGCTCGTCGAGACCGCGCTCTACCGCCCCCTCGAGCCCGCCAAGCGCCGTGACTACTTAGAGGCGATGCAGCGCGAGCTCGCTCGCCTGGAGGCCACCAGCGAGCAGGTCTTAGCGAGCGCCCGCTTGGAGCACGGCGGCGAACCTCCCGTCATGGAGGCCGCCGAACTGGGGGCGGTGGTGCAGGGTGTCGCCGCGCGCAGCCGCGCCGGCCTGGAGGCGCGAGGAGCCGTGCTCGAGCTCCTTTTGCCCAGGGAGCCCTTGCCCGTCTCGCTCGACCCGGCGGCCTTCGCCGTCGTGCTCGGCAACCTCTTGGACAACGCCGTCAAGTACACGCCCCAGCCCGTCAAGCCTGTCAGGCTGAGGCTCGAGGCCCAGGGCCACCTGGTCGTGCTCCACGTCGAGGACGAGGGTGTGGGCGTGAGCGCCCAGGAGCGGAGCGCGGTCTTCGACAAGTTCTATAGGGTCGGCAACGAGCTCACCCGCGAGAGCGCGGGCATGGGTTTGGGCCTGCACCTGGTCAAGACCATCACCGAGGCGATGAACGGCTGGGTCCGCTGCGAGGCGCGCGAGGGCGGCGGCAGCCGCTTCACCGTCGTCCTGCCGCGCCGCGCCGCGGCGCGAGCTGAGCGGCCCGCGCTGGAGTCGGCCCCGTGA